The proteins below come from a single Peromyscus leucopus breed LL Stock chromosome 13, UCI_PerLeu_2.1, whole genome shotgun sequence genomic window:
- the C13H2orf69 gene encoding UPF0565 protein C2orf69 homolog has protein sequence MRVFGRPRSRALLLLLLRPLLASGDPASGPQARAMNPGGGGGGGGGARGSPADGHRLQRSTVPGSDPQRCNELLLLAAAEEAAPEEPRHHVLYFPGDVQNYHEIMTRHPENYQWENWSLENIATILAHRFPNSHIWVIKCSRMHLHKFSCYDNFVKSNMFGAPEHTPDFGAFKHLYMLLVHAFSLTQNGLLSKNRSVCKKDCKASNCESNSSTSNGGQDKERTCENLEESAGSSPPLSLSAASFTLVGFSKGCVVLNQLLFELKEAKKDKNLDTFIKSIRTMYWLDGGHSGGSNTWVTYPEVLKEFAQTGITVHTHVTPYQVHDPMRSWIGKEHKKFVQILGDLGMQVTSQIHFVKETPSIENHFRVHEVF, from the exons ATGAGGGTGTTCGGGCGGCCGCGGTCCCgggcactgctgctgctgctcctgcggCCGCTGCTCGCTTCCGGAGACCCTGCGTCCGGCCCGCAGGCCCGAGCCATGAacccgggcggcggtggcggcggcggcggcggcgcgcgggGCTCGCCGGCGGACGGCCACCGCTTGCAGCGCTCCACCGTGCCAGGCTCCGACCCGCAGCGCTGCAACGAACTGCTCCTGCTGGCGGCCGCGGAGGAAGCCGCCCCGGAGGAGCCGCGGCACCACGTCCTCTACTTCCCCGGGGATGTGCAG AATTACCACGAAATTATGACGCGTCATCCTGAGAATTATCAGTGGGAAAACTGGAGTCTAGAAAACATTGCCACCATCCTAGCCCACCGTTTCCCCAACAGTCACATTTGGGTAATAAAGTGTTCCCGGATGCACTTGCACAAATTCAGCTGCTATGACAACTTTGTGAAGAGCAACATGTTCGGTGCGCCAGAGCACACCCCGGACTTTGGAGCCTTTAAGCACTTGTATATGCTATTAGTTCATGCTTTTAGCTTAACTCAGAACGGTTTGCTGTCCAAGAACAGGAGTGTTTGCAAGAAGGATTGTAAAGCATCCAATTGTGAGTCTAATTCTTCTACTAGTAATGGTGGCCAGGACAAAGAGAGGACCTGTGAAAACCTGGAGGAGTCTGCCGGGAGTTCGCCTCCACTCTCACTGAGCGCTGCATCGTTTACTCTGGTGGGATTCAGTAAAGGCTGTGTTGTTTTGAATCAGTTGCTGTTTGAGTTGAAGGAAGCCAAGAAAGACAAGAACTTAGACACTTTCATCAAAAGTATAAGAACGATGTACTGGCTGGATGGCGGTCATTCTGGAGGAAGCAATACTTGGGTCACGTATCCAGAAGTCTTGAAAGAGTTTGCTCAAACAGGGATTACTGTTCACACTCATGTAACACCTTATCAAGTACATGATCCAATGAGATCCTGGATTGGAAAGGAGCACAAGAAATTTGTTCAGATACTTGGGGATTTGGGTATGCAGGTGACTAGCCAAATTCATTTTGTGAAGGAAACTCCCTCCATAGAGAATCACTTCAGGGTTCATGAAGTGTTCTGA
- the Tyw5 gene encoding tRNA wybutosine-synthesizing protein 5 isoform X1, with the protein MAEQRLPVPRLRGVSREQFVEHLYPQRKPLVLEGLDLGSCTSKWTVDYLSQAGGSKEVKVHVAAVAQMDFISKNFVYRTLPFNKLVQRAAEETHKEFFISEDEKYYLRSLGEDPRKDVADIRQQFPSLGGDIKFPIFFEEEQFFSSVFRISSPGLQLWTHYDVMDNFLIQVTGKKRVTLFSPRDAHYLYLSGSKSEVLNIDSPDLDKYPLFAKARRYECFLEAGDALFIPALWFHNVISEEFGVGVNVFWKHLPSECYDKTDTYGNKDPVAASRAVQILDRALKTLAELPEEYRDFYARQMVLRIQDKAYSKNFE; encoded by the exons ATGGCGGAGCAGCGCCTTCCGGTGCCCCGGCTTCGGGGCGTCTCGCGGGAGCAGTTCGTGGAGCATCTCTACCCGCAG aGAAAGCCTCTTGTGTTGGAAGGACTGGACTTGGGATCTTGTACAAGCAAATGGACAGTGGATTACCTGAGCCAAGCTGGGGGGTCGAAAGAAGTGAAGGTTCACGTTGCTGCGGTCGCACAGATGGACTTCATTAGTAAGAACTTTGTGTATAG AACATTACCATTTAACAAGCTGGTCCAGAGAGCAGCCGAAGAAACGCATAAAGAATTCTTTATTTcagag GATGAGAAATACTACTTACGGTCGCTTGGAGAAGACCCGAGGAAG GATGTTGCAGATATCAGACAGCAGTTTCCATCATTAGGAGGAGATATTAAGTTTCCAATATTCTTTGAAGAGGAGCAGTTCTTTTCCAGTGTTTTTCGAATTAGTTCACCTGGATTGCAACTCTGGACTCACTATGAT GTAATGGATAACTTTTTAATACAAGTAACCGGAAAGAAGCGAGTTACACTGTTCAGTCCTCGAGATGCACACTATTTGTATCTATCAG GTTCTAAATCGGAAGTGCTGAATATTGACAGCCCAGACCTGGATAAATACCCACTCTTTGCTAAGGCGAGGAGGTATGAGTGTTTCCTTGAGGCTGGTGATGCTCTGTTCATTCCTG CTTTATGGTTCCATAATGTAATTTCTGAAGAGTTTGGCGTGGGTGTGAACGTCTTCTGGAAGCACCTTCCGTCGGAATGCTATGACAAAACAGATACCTACGGCAACAAAGACCCTGTAGCAGCATCCAGAGCTGTGCAGATCTTGGACAGAGCTTTGAAAACACTGGCTGAACTACCAGAGGAATACAGGGACTTCTATGCACGCCAAATGGTCTTACGTATTCAGGACAAAGCCTACAGCAAGAACTTTGAgtaa
- the Tyw5 gene encoding tRNA wybutosine-synthesizing protein 5 isoform X2: MDFISKNFVYRTLPFNKLVQRAAEETHKEFFISEDEKYYLRSLGEDPRKDVADIRQQFPSLGGDIKFPIFFEEEQFFSSVFRISSPGLQLWTHYDVMDNFLIQVTGKKRVTLFSPRDAHYLYLSGSKSEVLNIDSPDLDKYPLFAKARRYECFLEAGDALFIPALWFHNVISEEFGVGVNVFWKHLPSECYDKTDTYGNKDPVAASRAVQILDRALKTLAELPEEYRDFYARQMVLRIQDKAYSKNFE; encoded by the exons ATGGACTTCATTAGTAAGAACTTTGTGTATAG AACATTACCATTTAACAAGCTGGTCCAGAGAGCAGCCGAAGAAACGCATAAAGAATTCTTTATTTcagag GATGAGAAATACTACTTACGGTCGCTTGGAGAAGACCCGAGGAAG GATGTTGCAGATATCAGACAGCAGTTTCCATCATTAGGAGGAGATATTAAGTTTCCAATATTCTTTGAAGAGGAGCAGTTCTTTTCCAGTGTTTTTCGAATTAGTTCACCTGGATTGCAACTCTGGACTCACTATGAT GTAATGGATAACTTTTTAATACAAGTAACCGGAAAGAAGCGAGTTACACTGTTCAGTCCTCGAGATGCACACTATTTGTATCTATCAG GTTCTAAATCGGAAGTGCTGAATATTGACAGCCCAGACCTGGATAAATACCCACTCTTTGCTAAGGCGAGGAGGTATGAGTGTTTCCTTGAGGCTGGTGATGCTCTGTTCATTCCTG CTTTATGGTTCCATAATGTAATTTCTGAAGAGTTTGGCGTGGGTGTGAACGTCTTCTGGAAGCACCTTCCGTCGGAATGCTATGACAAAACAGATACCTACGGCAACAAAGACCCTGTAGCAGCATCCAGAGCTGTGCAGATCTTGGACAGAGCTTTGAAAACACTGGCTGAACTACCAGAGGAATACAGGGACTTCTATGCACGCCAAATGGTCTTACGTATTCAGGACAAAGCCTACAGCAAGAACTTTGAgtaa
- the Tyw5 gene encoding tRNA wybutosine-synthesizing protein 5 isoform X3: MCIQSQMNKARLDTNYMNLAVLDVADIRQQFPSLGGDIKFPIFFEEEQFFSSVFRISSPGLQLWTHYDVMDNFLIQVTGKKRVTLFSPRDAHYLYLSGSKSEVLNIDSPDLDKYPLFAKARRYECFLEAGDALFIPALWFHNVISEEFGVGVNVFWKHLPSECYDKTDTYGNKDPVAASRAVQILDRALKTLAELPEEYRDFYARQMVLRIQDKAYSKNFE; this comes from the exons ATGTGTATTCAGAGCCAAATGAATAAGGCTAGACTGGATACGAATTATATGAATCTTGCTGTGTTG GATGTTGCAGATATCAGACAGCAGTTTCCATCATTAGGAGGAGATATTAAGTTTCCAATATTCTTTGAAGAGGAGCAGTTCTTTTCCAGTGTTTTTCGAATTAGTTCACCTGGATTGCAACTCTGGACTCACTATGAT GTAATGGATAACTTTTTAATACAAGTAACCGGAAAGAAGCGAGTTACACTGTTCAGTCCTCGAGATGCACACTATTTGTATCTATCAG GTTCTAAATCGGAAGTGCTGAATATTGACAGCCCAGACCTGGATAAATACCCACTCTTTGCTAAGGCGAGGAGGTATGAGTGTTTCCTTGAGGCTGGTGATGCTCTGTTCATTCCTG CTTTATGGTTCCATAATGTAATTTCTGAAGAGTTTGGCGTGGGTGTGAACGTCTTCTGGAAGCACCTTCCGTCGGAATGCTATGACAAAACAGATACCTACGGCAACAAAGACCCTGTAGCAGCATCCAGAGCTGTGCAGATCTTGGACAGAGCTTTGAAAACACTGGCTGAACTACCAGAGGAATACAGGGACTTCTATGCACGCCAAATGGTCTTACGTATTCAGGACAAAGCCTACAGCAAGAACTTTGAgtaa